The sequence below is a genomic window from Pleurocapsa sp. PCC 7327.
GTAAGGATAGCGTTTGGGGATTCCTGGTTCTTTTTCCAAATCGAAATTAATCACGTCCCAACAGGGATCTTCTTTTGATTCGGGACTAAATTCAACCGGAAGCCCATATAATCGGGGAGTCTGGGAATCGGAATTTCCGCGCCAAGGCGTATTGCGTTCTAGATAAGCGCTAACCAACTCGCGATAGCGACTGGCGATAATGACCTTAGTTGCCCGATAGCCCTGAGTATAGAGGCGATCGAGTGCCTCGTGAATTTCAAAGCGAATGCCGTCGGGATGAGTGTGCTGTCGATACCATTCTCCATTCCAGCGCCGCCAGTGCCGTCCCGACTGTAGGTGAACCAGTTCGCCGGTTTGTGGGTTTGCCTCAAAAGCACCATGGCGCGGACACAAATAGGTATCCGTCAGCGTCAAAGCTGGAATCATTTGACGGCAGTGCGGGCAGGAAATTTCTGGGCCAAATATAGGATATTGTAAACCTGGACTTATCATTGAGGATATATTGTGCATCTCTGGTATCCGCCAGCAGTCGTGGATATATTATATCTGCTCATCTGTGTAGGGCTTTTATTTTAAATTGTAGATTTTAGATTTGGACAAAAGACTGATGCAGGAGAATTTATCGGCTCTAGGCGCTTATTGGTCGCCCCCAGATTTATCTGCTGCTGCTTTTATTGCCCCCAATGCCGTGGTGATGGGGGATGTATCCGTAGCAACTGGTGCGAGCATCTGGTACAGTGCCGTCGTCAGAGCAGATGTAGAACGAATCGAAATTGGCGCTCATACCAATGTTCAGGATGGGGCGGTTTTACATGGCGACCCCGGTCAGCCTACTATTTTAGAAGATTACGTGACCGTCGGTCATCGCGCCGTCATTCATTCGGCGCATATCGAACGAGGATGTTTGATTGGCATTGGCGCTGTCATCCTCAACGGCGTGCGAGTTGGTGCGGGGAGTATTGTTGGCGCGGGTTCGATCGTGACGAAAAGCGTGCCGCCGCGATCGCTAGTTGTCGGACTTCCTGCCAAAATAGCGCGAGATGTCTCGGATGCGGAAGCCGAAGATTTGCTCGAACACGCGCGGCACTACGAGAAACTCGCTCTAGTCCATGCGGGAAAAGGAACCGATCTAGGATTCACAAGTCCCCACTGATTAGGATATAAATATAAACATGAAAATCTTTTAAATTACCTTAAGTATTCAAAGAGGAAAGATAAGATATGGACTGGCGAGTTTTAGTCGTGCTACTTCCCGTTCTCGTGGCAGCCGGATGGGCAGGATTTAATATTTTGAGTGCCGCACTAAGGCAAGCTCAACAGTTTCTGAGCAAGGAAAGCTAATAATACAAGCTTTCGAAATTCCTTGTCTTACCGACTGTTTTTCGCCTGGGAAAGCAGTCGGTTTATTTTTTTAACTTTTGTACGAGCAAGGCACTGCCTTGCCTCTACGACTGACTTGTAACTGTACTGATTATGATTGTTACGACAGCACCGACCATCGAAGGAAAAAAGATCGTCCGTTACTATGGATTAGTCTGTGGCGAGGCAATTTTGGGGACTAATATTTTTAGAGATTTTTTTGCTAGTATCCGCGATATTGTCGGCGGGCGATCGGGAGCTTACGAGCGATCGCTGCGAGAAGCAAGAGAAACTGCCATTAACGAGATGATTCAAGAAGCGAGAGAGATGGGAGCCAATGCCATTATTGGAGTTGACTTGGATTACGAATCTATTGGGATTGGGGATGGCGGTAACATGCTGATGGTATCGGCTAGCGGAACGGCAGTAAGATACGAAGATTAAATTGACATCCTCCCACCGCTAATTCGGAGTACCGAATCTAGCGGGGGATTCCAAAGATTGCTCTTTGGGCTTCCTCTTTCCACGACTCGGCTTACTTTGAGGAGTTTCCCCACCAAGGCAGAGGTCGATGTCTCCAGAGGCGTGAGTTCCGATGTGTCCCACCGTACTTAATCCTTTCTCTAAAATGTTCCGAGCAGCGTTCCAGTCTCTATCTTGTGTATGCCCACAATGAGTACAAACATGAGTCCTGACACTCAAAGACTTTCTGACAACTTCACCACAGTTAGAGCAGTTCTGGCTGGTGTAGTGAGGCGGTACGGCAACTGTGACTACACCAAACACTTTGCCAAAATACTCAACCCATGTGCGAAAAGTTGTCCAGGCTGCATCGGATATAGATTTAGCCAAATGTCGATTCCTGACCAGGTTACGCACCTTCAAATCCTCATAAGCTACCAAGTCGTTAGACTGGATTACGCACCTTGCCAACTTTACGGCAAAGTCTTTACGCTGCCTACTTACTTTGAGGTGTTTTCTTGCCAGTTTTTTTCTAAACTTGGCTCGGTTTTTAGATCGTTTTTCGGTCTTAGAAAAGCGACGTTGAAGTCGTTTCAAAGACTTCTCACTTTTACGCAGATGTCTTGGATTAGCTACTGTATTTCCATCGCTATCTGTATAAAAGTAGTTCAGTCCAACATCAAGACCGATAGTTTTAGATGTCGGTTCTCTTTTTTCCAACCGCTCTTGGTCAATACAAAATTGTACGTAGTAGCCATCAGCACGACGCACAACCCGCACCCGTTTGTACTGCTTCAATTGATAGAAATGCAAGTCGCGGGTTCCCCACATTTTGAAGGTTCCCGCTTCAAACCCATCGCTGAAAGTTATATATCTACGACACTCAGAAAGTTTCCAGCCTGTGGTCTTGTATTCTACAGACCCATGTGTCTGCTCTTTCTTAAAGCGTGGATATCCTTTCTTTCCTGGCTTATTCTTCTTGCAATTATCAAAGAATCTAGCGATTGCAGACCAAGCTCTTTCAGCACTAGCTTGACGAGCCATCGAGTTAAGTTTTCCTGCCCAAGCAAATTCTTTCCCCAGGACAGCACAATATGCACTCAACTCATAACGTCCGATGTTACGGTTATCCATCCAGTATCGCAAGCAAGAGTTTCTGACAAAACGAGCAGTACGAATTGCCTCATCCAACAATCTATACTGCTGTTCCTCTCCCTCAAGTTTTGCCTCGAATACCAGCATTTTTACGTTAATTTGCTCGACGTAAACTATCCTAGCATAGATCCTGTCCGCGATTCATCTCACCGCCAAATCAGAGATTATGGCGGGAGCCTTCTCGCGGTTGAAGGTAAAAAGGTAAAAGGCAAAAAGGTAGTAAATTCCATCGAGTTTTTTCCTTTTTAATTTTCTTTTATAATTCTGAGGTTGTCGTCGGTGCGATCGCGTGAGTCAGTCTGCCCAGTCTCATAATTCCTCCCTCAATCATGTCTTCATCTTTTTAGAAATCTTTTCCCAAGAAGGGGGAATTCAGTCTTACGTCAAGGATATTTTTCGTGCTTACCTCGCTCTATACGAAACCGAACCCAATTCAGAACAAGCTGAAGCTTTCTTATTGCGAGATGTACCGGGATGCGACAATCCCTTCGAGACGGGGTTAATTAAATTTCACTATCTCAAAACGCTGCCTGCCTGGAGAGGACGCTTAAAACTAACTTTTTCCCTCTTTAGTTGTTTGGTGCTGCGCCGTCCTCGGCACGTCTTTTGCGGTCATATTAAATTAGCGCCTCTGGTTAGCCTCTTGTGTCGATTTCTGGGAATTCCTTATACGGTTTTGACTTATGGCAAAGAAGTGTGGGAACGCCTACCCGATTGGCAACGTCAAGCCCTTGTCCAAGCCACTTCTATTTGGACGATTAGTCGTTACAGTCGCGATCGCCTGACTCAAGCTAACGGCATAGAACCCAAAAAAGTTCGGATTCTTCCCTGCGTCGTCGATGGAAATGTCTTTAGTCCCGCAGAAAAACCCCTCGAACTCATCGAAAAATACGGACTTGCCCATAGTAAGGTGCTGATGACCGTGGCGCGGTTGTGGTCGGGAGATATCTATAAAGGCGTTGACGTGACCATTCGCGCCTTACCCAAGATTGTATCAGCGTTTACAGAGGTCAAATACCTAGTCATCGGACGCGGAGACGATCGCCCCCGTCTAGAACAATTGGCAAAAGATCTGGGAGTTGGCGATCGCGTCGTCTTTGCCGGGTTCGTGCCAACAGAAGCGCTAGTCGAGCATTATCGCGCGGCAGATGCTTATATCATGCCGTCCCAGGAAGGCTTTGGCATTGTCTATTTAGAAGCGATGGCTTGTGGAGTTCCCGTCCTCTCCGGCGATGGAGATGGTTCGGCAGATCCGTTGCAGGACGGACGTTTGGGTTGGCGAGTCCCTTACCGCGACCCCGATGCCGTAGCGGCGGCTTGTATAGAAATCTTACAAGGTAACGACCCCCGTTGCCGGGGTCAATGGCTGCGGGAGCAAACCTTAGTAAAGTTTAGTCGAGAAGTATTAGTGAAGCAACTACAAGCATTGTTGTCAGAATTTGGGATTTTCTAGCCATCCCTGCCAGAATATCTATCCTGGGATAGAGTCTGCTCGAAGAGAACTAGAGAAGAATATGAGAGAAAGCTAAAAAAAAGTCAAAGGGAGATGCTTGTGTTAGGTTTTTGATTGTAAGTCAGAATTTTTATCGATAACATGGGAATTATAAATTTTCAATAGCTTCTCGCACGGCTCAGCCGCTTTTAACTATGGACGTACAGCTTATAAACATAGGTTTCGGAAATATCGTTTCAGCCAACCGAGTGATCGCGATTGTCAGCCCCGAATCGGCTCCGATTAAACGGATTATTACCGATGCTCGCGATCGCGGACAACTCATCGATGCTACCTATGGTCGTCGCACTCGCGCCGTTATCATAACAGACTCCAGTCATGTAGTTCTCTCGGCAATTCAGCCAGAAACTGTCGCCCATCGTTTTGTAATCAGCAAAGAAGTTCCAGCAAATAATAATTGACGACTGTTACTTTTGGGCGAATGCAAACCGGGAAGTTAATCGTGCTAACGGGACCGAGTGGTGTGGGCAAAGGCACCTTAGTACGGTTACTGTTAGCACGTCATCCCGAACTCCATCTATCTGTCTCGGCAACAACGCGAAGTCCTCGTCCGGGAGAAATTGACGAAAAAGATTATTATTTCGTCAGCAAAGAGCAGTTCGAGCAAATGATTCGGGAGAAAAAATTGCTCGAATGGGCAGAATATGCGGGCAATTATTATGGAACGCCTCGCCAAAAGGTAGAAGAACAACTGGCAAGCGGTCATTCGGTCGTATTGGAAATAGAAGTCGTCGGGGCAAGAAAAATCAAAGAAACGTTTCCTCAAGCCTTACGCATCTTTATTCTTCCGCCATCGGTGGCAGAATTAGAGCGTCGCTTAAAAGGGAGAGGTAAGGATTCGGAAGACGCGATCGCCCGTCGTCTCGAACAGGCAAAAGCAGAACTGGCAGCCAGTCATGAATTCGACCATCAAATTGTCAACGACGATCTCGAAACAGCCCTAGCAGAAATTGAAGCAGCGATTTTTACTTAATGGCTGGCTGAGTTGCCAATCTTCTCGCTCAATCTTCCCGTTTAATTGAGATATGAGCCTCCAATTCAGACTCAGACGGCTTGTCAGTCTCAATAACTGACTTGACAGGAGTAGTAGTCCCAACAATGGGAGAGGCATAAGCGGGTATGGCACTAGCAACTAATGCGATGTGGCGATCGCTTATTGCGAGTCCATGAGTCGGATCGTAGCCTCTCCATCCCGCACCGGGTAAATAAACTTCTGCCCAAGCATGTAAATCCCGTTCTTCTTGTTCGAGATCGCCTTCCTGATAGCCGCTGACAAACCGCGCTGCCAAACCGATAGCGCGGCAAACTTCCATGAATAACACAGAAAAATCGCGACAAGAACCCCGTTTTGACTTCCAGGTCAGCTCAGCTTGCCAGGGTTTGCCCGTCTCTCGGATAATATACTCGCAATCTTTATAAATCCGTTCGTTTAAAGTAGAAAGAAAAGCCAACGTGTTTCCTTTAACCTCATCGGCAATTTCCAGGGCTAACTGCACTGCTGCCGGATTAAAGGCGATTCCGTAGGGTTTTAGGTAGGGCTGAAGCTGCGTCAATAAAGAACTCGGATAGTCAATTGGCAGTTTCATTGCCCAAGATTCTAACAAATAGCTAAAAGGATTTTCTACGTAGGTTTCTACTGTAGATTTAACTTCTATTGTCAATTGCTCCGTCGGTTGAGTAAACCAAAGTTGGATCGTGTTATTGCCATCCAAATCGATGGTTTGAGAAATGCCCTTTGGTTGGGGTTCGACGACGAGAGAAAAATCGAGCAGCTTTTGCCACCCATCGCAGCGAGGGCGCAGTCGCAAGAGATGGGGTTTTAAAAAGACTGGTTGATTATAGGTATAGATTGTTTTATGGAAAATATGGTAAAGCACTTTTATCAGTTATTGTTTGTCCTTTGTCTTTTGTACCGATGACTACTGACTAATGACATTCTTCGATCGTTGTTAAAAGCTTGTTGCTGTTTGAGATTGGCTATTAACCAGACTTGGCGCACAGGATTCAAGACCGAAAAAGTTGGAGCCAAGTTCGTCTCCTATCCGATTGATTTCCATTTGCATGCGATCCAAAAATTCGTGTAACCCGGTCTCAATGACATCCTCTATGGTTAAATAACCTAATTGAGAACACAATCGACCTAAAGAACGTTCTGCTCCATTGCACCAAGTTCCCCTGGGGGTAGTTGTAATTTCGTGAAGCGATCGCTGCATTCGATCTAAACAAAACGCGATCGCTCGCGGAAACTGACGGTTCAAAATCAAAAATTCAGCGACGTTACTCGGCGTAATCCGATGTTCGCATTTGCGATACATTTCATAGGCGCTTGCCGATTTTAAAAGGGCGATCCATTGAATTTGATCCAACGGCGTTCCTACCCACTGTGCCGAAGGGAGTAAATAAAAGTATTTTACGTCCAGAATTCTTGCCGTTTTATCGGCACGTTCTAGCAATCTGCCGATATGCCCGAAATGCCAGCCTTCATTATGAGTCATCGTAGCATCCATCACGCCCGCAAAGCGATGGCTAGACAGTTTGACCTGGGTAAAAAAACTCGGCAAAGTCGTCTGCGGCTGTTTTTGAGCGGCTTCTCTGACCATGTAGTAAAAAGAATTTACCTCTTCCCACATCTCAGAGGAGATAATTTCTCGAATGGAACGGGCATTTTCCCGCGCCATACAGACACAAGACAAAATTGAGTTGGGATAATCCGCATCAAAGGTGAGGAACTCAATGACATTTTCTGCCGTTGGTTCCCCATAACGCTCTTTGAAGAGTGGTAAATCTCCTGTCGTCATTACCAGAGGTTCCCACTGCTGGGTCATCATCCCCGAAGGGACATCGAGCATTAAATTGAGATTGACATCTACAAAACGAGCCACATTTTCAGCCCGTTCGATGTAACGATTTAGCCAGTAAATAGAATCAGCAACTCGACTTAGCATAGGTAATTGGTAATTGATAATTGGTCATAGAAGGCTTTTATGCAGGAGACAGTTACCAGTGATTCGATGATTCGATAAAAGGATTGGGGATGGTTAGTAGATAGTAGTTAGTAGATAGTAGTTTGTCTTCTTGCTCTTTTTCGGAATCCCCCCACACTCCCCGTCTCCGAGTCTCCCAGTCTCAGAAGTCCCCCAGTATCCCATTCACTTTCTCAGCACCCAAGTATCCTTACTGCCGCCGCCTTGGGAAGAGTTGACGACTAAGGAGCCTTTTCTGAGGGCTACGCGGGTTAATCCGCCGGGATGGACGTGAATTTCTTCGCCGCGATGGAGGATGTAGGGGCGCAAGTCTACGTGTCTTCCCTCGATTTTGTCTTCAATGAGGGTAGGAACGCGCGAGAGGCTGAGAGTAGGTTGGGCGATGTAGTTGCGGGGAGAGTCTTTAATGCGTTGGGCGAACTCTTCCCGTTCTGCTTGCGTGGATTTGATCCCGACTAACATGCCGTATCCGCCAGATTCGTTGGCGGC
It includes:
- a CDS encoding heavy metal-binding domain-containing protein, which encodes MIVTTAPTIEGKKIVRYYGLVCGEAILGTNIFRDFFASIRDIVGGRSGAYERSLREARETAINEMIQEAREMGANAIIGVDLDYESIGIGDGGNMLMVSASGTAVRYED
- the remA gene encoding extracellular matrix/biofilm regulator RemA, producing the protein MDVQLINIGFGNIVSANRVIAIVSPESAPIKRIITDARDRGQLIDATYGRRTRAVIITDSSHVVLSAIQPETVAHRFVISKEVPANNN
- a CDS encoding photosystem II protein Y, coding for MDWRVLVVLLPVLVAAGWAGFNILSAALRQAQQFLSKES
- a CDS encoding glycosyltransferase family 4 protein, coding for MSQSAQSHNSSLNHVFIFLEIFSQEGGIQSYVKDIFRAYLALYETEPNSEQAEAFLLRDVPGCDNPFETGLIKFHYLKTLPAWRGRLKLTFSLFSCLVLRRPRHVFCGHIKLAPLVSLLCRFLGIPYTVLTYGKEVWERLPDWQRQALVQATSIWTISRYSRDRLTQANGIEPKKVRILPCVVDGNVFSPAEKPLELIEKYGLAHSKVLMTVARLWSGDIYKGVDVTIRALPKIVSAFTEVKYLVIGRGDDRPRLEQLAKDLGVGDRVVFAGFVPTEALVEHYRAADAYIMPSQEGFGIVYLEAMACGVPVLSGDGDGSADPLQDGRLGWRVPYRDPDAVAAACIEILQGNDPRCRGQWLREQTLVKFSREVLVKQLQALLSEFGIF
- the gmk gene encoding guanylate kinase encodes the protein MQTGKLIVLTGPSGVGKGTLVRLLLARHPELHLSVSATTRSPRPGEIDEKDYYFVSKEQFEQMIREKKLLEWAEYAGNYYGTPRQKVEEQLASGHSVVLEIEVVGARKIKETFPQALRIFILPPSVAELERRLKGRGKDSEDAIARRLEQAKAELAASHEFDHQIVNDDLETALAEIEAAIFT
- a CDS encoding TIGR02652 family protein is translated as MISPGLQYPIFGPEISCPHCRQMIPALTLTDTYLCPRHGAFEANPQTGELVHLQSGRHWRRWNGEWYRQHTHPDGIRFEIHEALDRLYTQGYRATKVIIASRYRELVSAYLERNTPWRGNSDSQTPRLYGLPVEFSPESKEDPCWDVINFDLEKEPGIPKRYPYFRLFE
- a CDS encoding alpha-E domain-containing protein, with the protein product MLSRVADSIYWLNRYIERAENVARFVDVNLNLMLDVPSGMMTQQWEPLVMTTGDLPLFKERYGEPTAENVIEFLTFDADYPNSILSCVCMARENARSIREIISSEMWEEVNSFYYMVREAAQKQPQTTLPSFFTQVKLSSHRFAGVMDATMTHNEGWHFGHIGRLLERADKTARILDVKYFYLLPSAQWVGTPLDQIQWIALLKSASAYEMYRKCEHRITPSNVAEFLILNRQFPRAIAFCLDRMQRSLHEITTTPRGTWCNGAERSLGRLCSQLGYLTIEDVIETGLHEFLDRMQMEINRIGDELGSNFFGLESCAPSLVNSQSQTATSF
- a CDS encoding gamma carbonic anhydrase family protein is translated as MQENLSALGAYWSPPDLSAAAFIAPNAVVMGDVSVATGASIWYSAVVRADVERIEIGAHTNVQDGAVLHGDPGQPTILEDYVTVGHRAVIHSAHIERGCLIGIGAVILNGVRVGAGSIVGAGSIVTKSVPPRSLVVGLPAKIARDVSDAEAEDLLEHARHYEKLALVHAGKGTDLGFTSPH
- a CDS encoding RNA-guided endonuclease TnpB family protein, translating into MLVFEAKLEGEEQQYRLLDEAIRTARFVRNSCLRYWMDNRNIGRYELSAYCAVLGKEFAWAGKLNSMARQASAERAWSAIARFFDNCKKNKPGKKGYPRFKKEQTHGSVEYKTTGWKLSECRRYITFSDGFEAGTFKMWGTRDLHFYQLKQYKRVRVVRRADGYYVQFCIDQERLEKREPTSKTIGLDVGLNYFYTDSDGNTVANPRHLRKSEKSLKRLQRRFSKTEKRSKNRAKFRKKLARKHLKVSRQRKDFAVKLARCVIQSNDLVAYEDLKVRNLVRNRHLAKSISDAAWTTFRTWVEYFGKVFGVVTVAVPPHYTSQNCSNCGEVVRKSLSVRTHVCTHCGHTQDRDWNAARNILEKGLSTVGHIGTHASGDIDLCLGGETPQSKPSRGKRKPKEQSLESPARFGTPN
- a CDS encoding transglutaminase family protein — protein: MLYHIFHKTIYTYNQPVFLKPHLLRLRPRCDGWQKLLDFSLVVEPQPKGISQTIDLDGNNTIQLWFTQPTEQLTIEVKSTVETYVENPFSYLLESWAMKLPIDYPSSLLTQLQPYLKPYGIAFNPAAVQLALEIADEVKGNTLAFLSTLNERIYKDCEYIIRETGKPWQAELTWKSKRGSCRDFSVLFMEVCRAIGLAARFVSGYQEGDLEQEERDLHAWAEVYLPGAGWRGYDPTHGLAISDRHIALVASAIPAYASPIVGTTTPVKSVIETDKPSESELEAHISIKRED